The sequence GAGTCATTGCTCTGTCTAATGTAGCTGCTGAGGCTGGCGTCAACAAGCTCACAGGTTAGAAGTCCCGCAGAACTGAAACGTGCCATGTTGTGAAGGAATTAAAAGCACCTGAAGCCTTTACGGTCGTCATGCCTTTCAGGTGGTCGTGGTGTGGTTGTCGGACCAATCCTGAACCAAGCGAAGTCTGACGTGTTCTGCGACAATGAGAACGGACCCAACTTCCTGTTTAAGAATAAAGGAGATGGGACTTTTGTGGACATGGCACGACAGGCAGGTGGGAAAAAGACAGGAGAAGACAAAATCATGTGTGATTGGAATAGAACTAACTGTGTCTCTATATTTTGTAGTAATTTGATGTATTTTAAGGTCCTAGTTTTAAGTGTCTTTAACAGTCATCTTAAAGCAACACTTTAAGATaacaaaaatacttttttggTTCTCCCTACAGTTGTGAAATGTAACACTGCTGTTGTAAAATCAAATATCCATCTATTTATCTGTTTTCCCTCTAATGACATTGTCTTGGGTTCCTTTGCAACATATTCTGGCTGCTGCTGGCCATATCATGCTGGTGCTATGAATTATTGGCAAATATAGGAGATGAGCTGTGTATGCCAGAAAAAACATTATCCAGATAATGCACTTTCTACAAAATGCGACCATTTAAGTACATTGGACTGACTTGcaggttgaaaccactctcgtGTCTGCTTTCTCAAGCATCCTGTTTGCTTGACCTATGACAAAGTTGCCACTCGTTATATGACAACCTCACAATGTCTACACCACAAGTTTTCATTTATACATTACAGGCTTGAGTAAGAATGTGACTGGATTAATAGTATGAAGGCATTAGTCTTTCATTGCTGAATTTTATTAAAAAGAGTTATGTGGTTTCGTCATGCCCACCACAAAGGTGTGGAGGACCAGTACCAGCATGGCAGAGGAGTGGCACTAGCTGACTTCAATGGCGATGGAAAGACAGACATTGTCTATGGCAACTGGAACGGCCCACACAGACTTTACCTGCAGACCAGCGACTCTAAATTTCGGGTAAGAAAAGCGAAGAAATTGGTGTgattaaaggttttttttttttttaaattttatgaaGCATGGCTTGACGGTTGAATTTTGTCTTGTGCAGAATATTGCTACTGGGGGATTTGCTGCACCCTCGCCTATCCGCACTGTCATCGCTGCTGACTTTGATAATGACAAGGAGTTGGATGTGTTTTTTAACAATATTGCCTACAGAGGAAACGCCCCTAACAGGCTGTTTAGGTAATCTTTCAATTGTTATTTGAATACACACCCTGACAAATGGCTGTAAATGGCTGTGAATAGATTTTGACATCAGAATTTTTGAAAAGCTTGTTTTGTTTGCAGGGTTTCAAGGAGGACTAACGCAGACCCTCTGATCCAGGAACTTAATGTGGGAGATGCTGCTGAGCCCGAGGGGAGAGGAACAGGTAGGCTGTCAGCTTCTTGATCAGGTAGCTGTAACATAAAACCTTTATTTGCGTGTTGTTTCAGTTGTTGGAGTAAAgcactgtgtgtgttttggacAGGCGGCACCGTGACAGATTTCGATGGAGACGGAAAGCTGGACCTGCTGCTGGCACATGGCGAGAGCGCCCAGCAGCCAATCTCTGTCTTCAAGGtcacacaggtgtgtgtgtgtgtgtgtgtgtgtgtgtgtgtacttatgcatgtgtgtgtttgttcataaTAACTTGGCTCTCATTACTCACAACCTAACTTATCATCCTTGTTGGCAGGGCTTGTCCAACAGCTGGCTGCGAGTCATTCCTCGTACCCGGTTTGGAGCCTTCGCTCGTGGTGCCAAGGTAACGGCCTTCACCGGTCAGAGCGGTGCTCTCACTCGCATCATTGATGGAGGCTCCGGGTACCTGTGTGAGATGGAACCTGTTGCCCACTTTGGTTTAGGTGCGTTTCTTTACGTGTTAAATATACTGAGGGGAGTTATATCAACTAAACAATAGTGTTCATTGCCACAGTTGTCATGTCAGCATATTAAAGGTCCAGTGTCTAGAATGTAGCAGCGTTTTTATTGTAGAATTTCCAGAAACCACCTCTCCTAACTACTGTTTCTTTGACTCATAGCTTATAGATTTTAGAGAAACTCTGCAGTTAGTCAGAAAATTCGAGTCAACGTCATAACTTTGCATCACCTGGGTCTTTATACACCATAATATGTAAATAAATGCCAATATATCACAGTCAACTTCACAATCATGCAAATTACCATGATTAAAAATTCTTATTTCTTCTCATTGCCAAAATAAATAGCTTGTTCCAAGataataaaaaacacacaaaaagagtTCAAGTTATTTTGAGTTTCTGCTAATAGAAGAATAAACCAAATGTAGTGACTGCCAGCATGCAGTTCGGTTAGCTTAGAAGAAGAATTGGAATCAGTGGGAAACAGGCCTGACTTTGTGCACATGCAATCAACTTGTATTTAACTTAGAATTAGCTTTTAAAAGTGATATTTTCTACCTCCCTTTTTTCACCCATGATTCCCAGGATCGGACGAGGTAAAGGTACTGGAGGTCTCCTGGCCAGATGGCACTACCTTCACCCGAGCTCTTGTGACTGGTGAAATGAACTCTGTGGTGGAAATAGCTTATCCTAAAGAAGGGGAGGTTTCTGTACTTGCCAATGACACGCAGGTACACAGCACGGACTCACGGCATGAATTATGAGCATTTGAATTATTCCCATCAATGTCTGTAAGTGACATCAATTGACATCACAATCTGTATCCCTCTCCTTCTGTTACACTGTTATCACACTTAATTTAGAAACTGTTTTACaacaaaaaatctgaaaaaactgCAATTTGCTCCATATATTTGACTTAAATaagctgttttttatttttatttgtatttttttcagtgtggtaGTGGGTTCACTGTCAAGGAAGGTCGCTGTGCAGGTgagtctttttaaaataaaaagcctGAAAGATTAATGCAACTATTTAAGATCTATAATTAATTAgtcttattttaatttattttcatgattttacagtattctgaaatttactttagttttatgtttcaaCAGGTATTTGAGGAAGGTCGCATGAAATGCCATAAAGACTTGCTGTGGTATGAAATACTGCTACAAAGAACAAGGCTTtcaattcttttcttttcatttgtgtTTTGGAAGAGGGGCCTTCTTGTTTTCTTTACTCTATGAGTAGTTTATTTTAACTAACTTTTCATTTTCACTACCTTAAATAAACTTGTTTGATATCAATACGCTGGCTGAGTCAGATTATCATTTCATGGATACACATAGGTCGTATGTGTCTTCTGCACTGTGAGCTTCTGGTCTTTGCTCTCTCTTACTACCTTGTCATTTACAATGATTTAGACCGACAACAGCAGCAAAAGTAATGGAATGTATGCTGAGTTTGCTCCTAGACCTGCTGAAACAAAACCTATTAGAATTTGACTGATGCAGACTCAGTGAAAACATATCGGCAAGAATCACAGTTTTTTGCAAAAGACACAAATTGAGTTGTTCCCCTGAGCACGCTTCTTCTGCATTTCTTCGTCTTCACTCCACACGGATGATCTTGTTTTCAGTGTGGACCACTCACACTGTTTTGGTGTAATCTGATATCAGTCTGTCGATTCATCGATTCATCCACCATTTCTGTTGTTCTCttgttctctccctccatccatgcaGCATTGGCTCCATTTTACTATGGTGTTCGTTCTTCAGTCTCAACGGTCGAAGCTTCCTGTTTAAACACATTTTCCCTACTGTGTGTCACAGTGCTGTTTGCACTGACTGATCAGAGGTGAGAGTTGCCTTCAGGGTAAAAAGGACAGTTTGTCCTCCAACATCACACGCTTAGAACAAACATCAGCCTAAAGGATCTACGGTCAGACATATTTGACATCCTTCTTTGTGTATGTTTCCAATTTACTTTAATGGGCTGAAGTTGTTTTTGTGGTGGCGAATTGATGA is a genomic window of Odontesthes bonariensis isolate fOdoBon6 chromosome 4, fOdoBon6.hap1, whole genome shotgun sequence containing:
- the crtac1a gene encoding cartilage acidic protein 1a, which codes for MWGSGLLLLLVTLWYQSDAQNSEPMLKVVTQTMLPPDSVHNPTQLNYGMAVTDVDGDGDLEVVVAGYNGPNLVLKYDRTQNKLVNIAIDDSNSPYYALRDRGGNAIGVTACDVDGDGREEIYFLNTNNAYSGRATYSDKLFKFRNGRYEDLLGDELNIRRGVANHMAGRSVACIDRKGTGRYAIYVANYAQGSIGPHVLLEMDETASDLSKGVIALSNVAAEAGVNKLTGGRGVVVGPILNQAKSDVFCDNENGPNFLFKNKGDGTFVDMARQAGVEDQYQHGRGVALADFNGDGKTDIVYGNWNGPHRLYLQTSDSKFRNIATGGFAAPSPIRTVIAADFDNDKELDVFFNNIAYRGNAPNRLFRVSRRTNADPLIQELNVGDAAEPEGRGTGGTVTDFDGDGKLDLLLAHGESAQQPISVFKVTQGLSNSWLRVIPRTRFGAFARGAKVTAFTGQSGALTRIIDGGSGYLCEMEPVAHFGLGSDEVKVLEVSWPDGTTFTRALVTGEMNSVVEIAYPKEGEVSVLANDTQCGSGFTVKEGRCAGI